The following proteins are co-located in the Camarhynchus parvulus unplaced genomic scaffold, STF_HiC, whole genome shotgun sequence genome:
- the LOC115916481 gene encoding leucine-rich repeat and fibronectin type III domain-containing protein 1-like protein, with protein MEKLLLPVLLLLLLFFFFFATTTSSSPPCPKRCSCQNLSPSFTILCTKTGLLFVPPGIDRRTAELRLMDNFITVLRRRDFANMTQLIHLTLSRNTISQIMPYAFSDLRGLHALHLDSNRLTSIDEDHFKGLINLRHLILSNNQLSFISPKSLDDFLETIEDLDLSYNNLVDVPWGTVAKLSNVNTVSLDHNLIEFVPEGIFSNLHKLARLDMTSNKLKKIPPDPLFSRIPVYAKSKGSPLTSLVLSFVGNPLHCNCELVWLRRLTREDDLETCASPPELMGKYFWSIREEEFVCEPPMITHRTPKLVTAVGQSASLKCKAVGDPDPYVRWIAPDGKLVANTSRTVSYENGTLDILEASMGDQGTFTCIASNAAGESTAPVEFRVVPEGNGTECEDEEGKKAATARPEPSDILISAKSSFSNESKLERGDRGGVVVAEVTATSALVRWPPQDELEGLRMYQIQYNSSADEILVYR; from the coding sequence ATGGAaaagctcctgctccctgtcctcctcctcctcctcctcttcttcttcttcttcgcCACGACGACGTCGAGCTCGCCGCCCTGCCCCAAGCGCTGCTCGTGCCAGAACCTGTCCCCGTCCTTCACCATCCTGTGCACCAAGACCGGGCTCCTCTTCGTGCCGCCCGGCATCGACCGGCGCACGGCCGAGCTGCGCCTCATGGACAACTTCATCACCGTCCTGCGCCGCCGCGACTTCGCCAACATGACCCAGCTCATCCACCTGACGCTGTCGCGCAACACCATCAGCCAGATCATGCCTTACGCCTTCTCCGACCTCAGGGGCCTCCACGCCCTGCACCTGGACAGCAACCGCCTGACGTCCATCGACGAGGATCACTTCAAAGGGTTGATTAATCTGCGGCACCTGATCCTGAGCAACAACCAGCTGAGCTTCATCTCGCCCAAGTCGTTGGACGATTTCTTGGAGACCATCGAGGATTTGGATTTGTCCTACAATAATCTGGTGGACGTCCCTTGGGGAACGGTGGCCAAGCTGTCCAACGTCAACACGGTGAGTTTGGATCACAACCTCATCGAGTTCGTGCCCGAGGGGATTTTTTCCAACCTCCACAAGCTGGCCAGGTTGGACATGACCTCCAACAAGCTCAAGAAGATCCCACCAGACCCGCTGTTCTCCCGCATCCCCGTCTACGCCAAATCCAAAGGTTCTCCCCTGACCTCCCTGGTGCTGAGTTTCGTCGGGAACCCCCTCCACTGCAACTGCGAGTTGGTTTGGCTGCGGCGCCTGACGCGCGAGGACGACCTGGAGACCTGCGCCTCGCCGCCGGAGCTGATGGGCAAATACTTCTGGAGCATCCGCGAGGAGGAGTTCGTCTGCGAGCCGCCCATGATCACCCACCGGACGCCCAAGCTGGTGACGGCCGTCGGCCAAAGCGCCTCCTTGAAGTGCAAAGCCGTGGGAGACCCCGACCCCTACGTGCGTTGGATCGCCCCCGACGGCAAACTGGTGGCCAACACCTCCAGGACGGTTTCTTACGAGAACGGGACTTTGGATATTTTGGAGGCGTCCATGGGCGACCAAGGAACGTTCACCTGCATCGCCTCCAACGCCGCCGGCGAATCGACGGCGCCCGTGGAGTTCCGCGTGGTGCCGGAGGGAAACGGCACCGAGTgcgaggatgaggaggggaagaaggCGGCGACGGCCAGGCCGGAGCCCTCGGACATCCTGATTTCGGCCAAATCGAGCTTTTCCAACGAGTCCAAGctggagagaggggacagagggggggTGGTGGTGGCCGAGGTGACGGCGACGTCGGCGCTGGTGCGGTGGCCGCCGCAGGACGAGCTGGAAGGGTTGAGGATGTACCAGATCCAGTACAACAGCTCGGCGGATGAGATCCTGGTTTATCGGTGA
- the CCDC9 gene encoding coiled-coil domain-containing protein 9, protein MAAALEKDAELDRRIAALRRKNEALVRRYQEIEEDRRRAEHEGGNVTPWGGEGPGGGGGGLGGPSPAGPGGGGGAGPDRKSQEWEQRRLQNIEQMNEEMEKIAEYERSRREGQPERNPVRNFLDDQRAMPRAGALGAGHQRNWGGPDLGKATARRGGSRFGEGSPPLDPTLWMTGRQRAEHERWKRERERIDRERLQRHRDHNGAWRREWDAQKPEALFSGVPEEPEGGGASPGPAPPPPTLAEFCPSPRAAGGGGAEPGGRGGPTVSTTIAGSRSRSLRGPRSPRRFRKAAPPRGGSRGGPRRTRTSGRI, encoded by the exons GAGATCGAGGAGGATCGGCGGCGGGCCGAGCACGAGGGGGGAAATGtgaccccct gggggggggaggggccgggcggggggggggggggcctGGGCGGTCCCAGCCCCGCAGGGCccgggggagggggaggggccgggcccGACCGGAAATCCCAG GAGTGGGAGCAGCGGCGGCTGCAGAACATCGAGCAGATGAACGAGGAGATGGAGAAAATCGCCGAGTACGAACGGAGCCGCAGG GAGGGGCAGCCGGAGCGGAACCCCGTCCGGAACTTTCTGGACGACCAGCGTGCCATGCCCCGAGCCGGGGCGCTGGGGGCCGGCCACCAACGCAACTGGGGGGGCCCCGACCTGGGCAAGGCCACG GCCCGGCGGGGGGGGTCCcgttttggggaggggtctccccCCCTGGACCCCACGCTGTGGATGACGGGGCGGCAGCGGGCGGAGCACGAGCGCTGGAAACGC gaacgggagcgAATCGACCGCGAGCGGCTGCAGCGGCACCGCGACCACAACGGCGCCTGGAGGAGGGAGTGGGACGCGCAGAAACCCGAGGCCTT gttCTCGGGGGTCCCGGAGGAGCCCGAGGGGGGAGGGgcctcccccggccccgcccctcccccccccaccctGGCCGAGttctgcccctccccccgcgCGGCCGGCGGAGGCGGGGCCGAGcccggggggaggggcggccctacag TTTCCACGACGATCGCTGGGAGCCGCAGCCGGAGCCTGAGAGgccccag gtCCCCGAGAAGGTTCCGGAAGGCGGCGCCGCcccggggggggtcccgggggggtcccaggaggacTCGGACCAGTGGGAGGATCTGA
- the LOC115916472 gene encoding LOW QUALITY PROTEIN: C5a anaphylatoxin chemotactic receptor 1-like (The sequence of the model RefSeq protein was modified relative to this genomic sequence to represent the inferred CDS: inserted 2 bases in 1 codon), whose amino-acid sequence MAAPPSPSYPWDDTWGDTWNDTWNDTWNDTWNDTWDDTYGDLYDDLAAAEVPLGHRLVLALYAAIFLLGVLGNGAVLRVTASELRRTVNGVWFSHLAAADLLSCLALPFLALPLTTDHHWPLGGAACKLLPSLTVLAMFSSVLLLAAISANRCALVTHPVWCHNRRRRALXRRAAAPGLGGGALLTVPSFVFRTVRLDPFSAKATCVLSYGAVRQHQRGTELTVAVVRFLCGFLGPFVVISGCYGRLLSRVRRRGLGRSGRATRTVLVVIVSFFVCWLPYHVVGMVLAASTPGTAAFRGAQAADPAVAGLAYVNGCVNPIIYLVMGRGLGKVRRSWRALLKGVLSDEVTSVGGDGRGRSAVTTEEGSEGTAV is encoded by the exons ATGGCGGCGCCGCCGTCCCCGTCGTACCCTTGGGACGACACCTGGGGCGACACCTGGAACGACACCTGGAACGACACCTGGAACGACACCTGGAACGACACCTGGGACGACACCTACGGCGACCTCTATGACGACCTGGCCGCGGCCGAGGTCCCCTTGGGCCACCGCCTGGTGCTGGCGCTCTACGCCGCCATCTTCCTGCTGGGCGTGCTGGGCAACGGCGCCGTGCTGCGGGTGACGGCGTCCGAGCTGCGCCGCACGGTCAACGGCGTCTGGTTCTCCCACCTGGCCGCGGCCGACCTGCTCagctgcctggccctgcccttCCTGGCCTTGCCGCTGACCACCGACCACCACTGGCCGCTGGGCGGCGCCGCCTGCAAGCTGCTGCCCTCGCTGACCGTGCTGGCCATGTTCTCCAGCGTGCTGCTGCTCGCGGCCATCAGCGCCAACCGCTGCGCCCTGGTCACCCACCCGGTTTGGTGCCACAACCGCCGACGCCGGGCGTT CcgccgggcggcggcgccgggtCTGGGCGGCGGCGCGCTGCTGACCGTGCCGTCCTTCGTGTTCCGCACCGTGCGCCTCGACCCCTTCTCGGCCAAGGCCACCTGCGTGCTGTCCTACGGCGCCGTGCGGCAGCACCAGCGCGGCACCGAGCTGACCGTCGCCGTCGTCCGGTTCCTCTGCGGCTTCTTGGGGCCGTTCGTGGTCATCTCCGGGTGCTACGGCCGCCTCTTGAGCCGCGTCCGGCGGCGCGGTTTGGGGAGGTCGGGGAGGGCCACCAGGACGGTGCTGGTGGTCATCGTCAGCTTCTTCGTGTGTTGGTTGCCCTACCACGTGGTGGGGATGGTGCTGGCGGCCAGCACGCCGGGCACGGCGGCGTTCCGCGGCGCCCAGGCCGCCGACCCCGCGGTGGCGGGGCTGGCCTACGTCAACGGTTGCGTCAATCCCATCATCTACCTGGTGATGGGGCGGGGCCTGGGCAAGGTGAGGCGCTCGTGGAGGGCGTTGCTCAAGGGGGTGCTCAGCGATGAGGTCACCAGTGTGGGCGGGGACGGGCGGGGACGCAGCGCGGTCACCACCGAGGAGGGCAGTGAGGGGACGGCGGTGTGA
- the LOC115916473 gene encoding LOW QUALITY PROTEIN: leucine-rich repeat and fibronectin type-III domain-containing protein 3-like (The sequence of the model RefSeq protein was modified relative to this genomic sequence to represent the inferred CDS: inserted 1 base in 1 codon): MIPAPSSSFSLSDLAPGRHYELCVLAVFSEARSSLPATRPLGWEMGKTGTDDPGAQLVVLAVGPGAGPSLRAVRAGRVLEARSSLPATRPLGCARFSTRAXAACRSLQPQFLGGTMIIVIGGIIVASVLVFIFILLMKYKIHNNQPKAKGKSHVCSQTNGGSVGRSSSSKLEQLECSGTAGKGRAGEWEGEKGEGAEVGS, from the exons ATGATCCCGGCGCCCAGCTCGTCGTTCTCGCTGTCGGACCTGGCGCCGGGCCGGCACTACGAGCTGTGCGTGCTGGCCGTGTTCTCGGAGGCGCGCAGCTCGCTGCCGGCCACGCggcccctgggctgggaaatgggCAAAACAGGGACA gatgATCCCGGCGCCCAGCTCGTCGTTCTCGCTGTCGGACCTGGCGCCGGGCCGTCACTACGAGCTGTGCGTGCTGGCCGTGTTCTCGAGGCGCGCAGCTCGCTGCCGGCCACGCGGCCCCTGGGCTGCGCCCGCTTCTCCACGCGCG CCGCCGCGTGCCGCTCGCTGCAGCCGCAGTTCCTGGGCGGCACCATGATCATCGTCATCGGCGGCATCATCGTGGCCTCGGTGCTCGTCTTCATCTTCATCCTGCTGATGAAGTACAAGATCCACAACAACCAGCCCAAGGCCAAGGGCAAGTCCCACGTGTGCTCGCAGACCAACGGCGGCTCCGTGGGCAGGTCCAGCTCCTccaagctggagcagctggaatgtTCCGGAACGGCGGGGAAGGGCAGGGCGGGGGAGTGGGAGGGCGAGAAAGGGGAGGGGGCGGAGGTGGGGTCGtga